The DNA segment tagcTGACTgacatttttatcatataacTTCTCTGCAATTAAGGGATTTTTCTCCTAGCCATGAGAGTAAAGTGTACTTAAAAACATGTCAAgccaaaatattcaatataagtACAACCTTTTGCATGCTTAATAACATTTTCCTTCatttagttatatattaaaaaaaatgttttggaataaaaaaatccctgaatttacaaaaaatatccaTGAAGTAATCTATCACATTAATTTagtgatataaaaaagatgtggtatgattgccaatgagacaactatccacaaaagaccaaaatgacacaaacattaacaactataggtcaccgtacggccttcaatttgtcatttttgtttagaCAAACTCATatgttttttcatgttttgagtTTTTTGGATtagattttctttttacttaaaacatcaacttttaatttaaacaagTGTAACATTACAAGGAACTTAACTATACATTATTACTATGATCTTTGCTTGCTACACTTTGAGAACTTGAGAATGCATTTCAGAGTAGAATAATTAtaggatttcttttttttttgttcaattgttAGGTTTTTGTTTGACCTGAAAATCACACAATATTTCATTGCAatcaatattatacatttaatacTCAATATCAACTTGTTCAATTGTTAGATTTTCATTTGACTTGAAAATCACACAATATTTCATTGCAatcaatattatacatgtaatactcAATATCAAAAGGATGAATACTATGTTTCTcctattttacttttgtttatagAAGAATTATTGATCTTATGAactaaaataatgatttaaaagtaATAGCATGCCATCATTTTTTGTTGTAAGTTTGGATTTTAGGCCTCTGGAgtcgatttcacaaaaaaacttagACTAGGATTGATCCTAAGAATACTGAAATATCCATGACTTATGACCGATCTTGCATTTTTGTGAACCGACTTCTTaacaataatgaaataattcataatcaactccaaaataatgaaaaaaaaaatgaaatatataaaaagaatagtTTCCTTCTAGTCATATACCATTAGTTAGatcatgtaaaatataacaatgtatTAACAAACCAACATTACAAACCATGCATATATTGGCACTATGGCTAATCTTAACCTCATttcatattaataataaaacaataagcaTAAGCTATTTACATGTTAGGCAAATTCCAAAtcaccaaatatttttttaacagatttagTACTGTGCTTGTCATAAAGTACAATAAACACTGTTTAttcaaatcttaaaataaactgaaacTCTTTTCAACCTATTATAGTTAAACttgtaagaaaataataatgattattATGTTTCTCCACTTATTTTTGACTGTCATActacaaatgtagaaaataagtTTATACACAACTTCATGAATTTTATACACAACATTAATCTGTTCCAAAAAGTCATACCACATTTGTAAAGGACTGTTCCATAAATTGTTTGAGTACAAATAAAAGgcacttttaattttgttttcatatcatATAAACTTAAATAGATAGATAGGTAACAGCTTTGGTTCCAAAGTGAGGAATTCAAAGTGCAATCCCTTCTTTAGTCAAATTCAAGTTGTGTAAAAACAAGTAAATCTtatgaaaaaagggggagaaaATTACTTCCAAGTACCAAAACATGCAGTGCACATTAAATCTTAGCATGTGCACTCAAAAATCATAATCAGACAATTGCACTTTAATATTGctacaaaaattagaatataatTAAATACCAGATTCAATGCATACTACAGTTGAAATAAACTTAACAAAACAGCTTGGAAAAATAGGAAGAGAGGTAGAATTTGTAGTAAGAGTTATGACTCTTTGTgtgtaagatatatatattagtattgAGTCTAGTGgcaatttacaataaaaatatataaatgtgtcAAATAACTGAATTCATGCTCTAAGGACAAGTTTTCAAATTCAATCGTCAATACTAAAGATAAGATTATATAAAGTTTATTGCAAAAATGAAAAGCAACAAAATTCTTATGATTAAGCAGCAATGCAAGTTTAGAATAGCGGTTATATGTGTTAACTCTTTCTTTAATGTACTGTAGTTTCTTCACACGTCAAGATATGGATGCCATTTTAAGACCATCTGTAAGGCTTCGTTGTCACACagttgtatgttttttaaagCACATGGAAGCAGAATTAACACAGTATCTAACTTGTGATGGCTTTGGACCGTCATCAAATACATGACCTAAATGAGCACCACAGTCTACACATTTAGCCTCTAATCTTTGCATACCTGAAACCAacattagtttatttatttatcaatagaTATCTATTTTCACTGTTTTCAATTACAACTATAGTTCTTGttctgaatttttaatttttaatggtttacaatttttaattttcctttgtATTCTAACCACCCAtgcaaatttgaataaatgtaaaaaaaaacttacttatacattttataagaaTTTCATCCAAACCTCAACAACTAATACAATTATAATGTTGTATGTCTCATTCTTTTCCTAATACTcctctttgtttattttttaatgttcataaattattgaaaacaaatgagGAAGACCAATGTCATATTATATGAAGAcactttgttttacattgtcttatcggggccttttaaagctaactatgcggtatgggctttgctcattgttgaaggccgtagggtGACCTATAggtgttaatgtttgtgtcattttggtcttttgtggatagttgtctcattggcaatcataccacatcttcttttttatacttgtcCTACGAATAGACCATGTCATATGTTGTAAACTCATGTCACAGATGAAGAACCAATGTAAATCTTTCAGAATGTTGACTTCTGCATCTCTTTGTTAGGTACCTAGCATCTTACATCTCCTTTTATCtaaattaaagttttcaaaaccaTTCCTGTTCTCCACTTTGTCATgagaaataacaaattaaaatttaaaaaagattgcATTGTATCAAACACTTTTATGGAATAAGATAAAAAGCCATTCTCCAATCAATTAAGGAGCCTTACTCTCCAAAACAAAGTGCAAATCACcaatattccattttttttaaggattgGTTGATAGGTTCtcaagtttttaaacaaaaacagctgTGGCTCTTGAAATTCTGTGTGTGTTGTTTTCAACAGAACTTGTAGTTTCTATTCTAGAAGAAAAAGACCCCAAACTCTACTTCcctcaaatttattttttcaaaaatatgtcatgcttcttgttttatttcagtGATATTTTCTGAGCCCCAATACAGGTGAAATTAATAGACAGCTATGTGAAGAGTGCACTATATGCCCATATTGAACATATTGTTGTAAGAATAAAATGGTATATTTCAATGCCATTTAATCATGTGTTCACAGATTCCAATAATTTCCTCAAGATTgcactaaatcaataaatatatttaacacaatatgtgaaaaatttatatagcCTGACAATAAAAGTTCCAAAACACTGGAGCTACGAATATgaacattaaaacaaatcaaaggaaGATTTCTTTCTGACTCCCAACAGTAATGTTAAGTTTAGAGGAAATCAAACCAGGAATACACGGGTAACTGTACAATTACGATAAAATGCCTTAAATATAACAGTTGAAGTTTCTCAACTCTTGAACTAATGGTAAAAGTCCTATAACTTCTGtaaaatttttcaaatcaaaCTAACAAGGAACAAGAAAGACAAATAATCCTACTAAGCATGCAAGCTTTCTGGTCTCTAAGTTTTGATTTCGGACTGATGGTCAGACACATTTTCCATATTCCCCACTGCATGATCAGCATGTGTCTAAGGGGCGGTAGGGACAATTAATTCAATATAACTAAACTGCCATTATCAACTTCATTATCTACAAGGACCTAACAGGcatgtttgaaacaaaataaacttcaataattttatttcataattctgATTTTAGTTTTATGTCCTCTTTTTTCATAAAGTTGAGAGCTGCAGAATTCATGCAGTATCTGTTTCCGGTTGGTGGGGGACCATCATCAAATACATGCCCTAAATGTGCCCCACATTTGGCACAAGTCACTTCCACTCTGACCATACCTAAGAAGTAAACAAACATTTGTTTACAAGTTTTGACCAGGAAAGAATGGGAAGTGCTGCATGCCATTCAAAGAGAGGTaatcaaaagaaataatttgGACTGTTTTTCTCCAGATttctttttcatctttattCTAGATCTTACAACAACCATGATAACATTAAAACTAAATGTGggataaaatcttaaatattgTTTAGTAATTCATCAATACTAGTCATTAAAAGCAAAATCAGTTATCTTTAAGATAAAAACATATTGCTTGAtttgtgttttatataaatcagaATGGGAGTACAGGTATTACCGGAAGGTCTTATAAATCAACTTTTCAATATATTCCAATCTAATTCATTTCAATCTTGCATACAAGAAGAATCACaagcatataaatgattaaatgtttttgtgtatTACCCAGTAATTAAGTAATAAACACTGTGTTGACTTAATGCTGATAAACTTCAATTGAGTTGCaagtttaaatttattgtagatttttttGGGCAACAAAAAATGCAAACCACATTTTATCTtgtaaaattctttatttaaaatatatcttttgtgATTGCTTTCTGTATGGAAGGAGTTGACCCTGTATGTGTGAAATCAATGCAGTAAGTTGTATTTAcccaatatatataaaatttcaacaacACAACAggtgctacatgtggagcaTGATATTCTTACTGGACCCTGGTTATCTACCACCTTAAACATTTACCCTGGCTATGTCCTATCTTTAACATGGAACCTATAGACCTATGTTCCTAAACATGGGCCCTGGGTACCTACCATCCTAATATTTACCCTGGCTATGTACTATCCTTAACATGGACCCTATAGACCTACTATCCTAAACATGGGCCCTGGTTATGTTCTATCCTTAACATGGGCCTGGTTATGTCCTATCCTTAACATGGACCCTATAGACCCACCATTCTTAACATGGGCCCTAGTTATGTACTGTGTCCTTAACAGAATCCATATAGACCTACCATCCTAAACATGGACCCTGATCTGATATCCTTAACATGGACCCTACAGACCTACCATTTTATACATGGACACTGGTTATCTACTATCCTATAGCCCAACCATCCTTAACATGGACCAAGCAGGTTATCTACCATCCTGTACATGGGTCCTGGTTATTTACCATTCTAAACATGGACCCTTCATATTTTCCACCATAAACAAGGGTCCTGCTTATAATTATTTACCATTCTAAACATGGGCCCTGCTTATCAAGCACCCTTAACATGGACCCTGTTTGTCTACTATCCTAAAATGGACCCTGCAGTTAATCTACCATTTGTAACATGGACCCTATATACCTACCATGTGAAGTGTCTTTTACCAGCTTTATTCTATCATTGTCTATAGCATTATAAAATGAAGGCCATCCTGATCcagaattaaactttgtttcCGACGAAAATAACTGGTTCCCACAAACCACACAGGTATACAGTCCTTCTGCTTTGTTGTGCACAAACTGACCAGCATTTTTCctgtaaaatatacattttgttaaatttccactttaattcagaaatttttcTATCTCTTGAGAATTGTTTTGAGTTAATGGCAGTTTAATATCCAGAGGAAACAATTATACACATTTAGGtttataatgtataatacatgtaataggtTAATGTGATATACAATGAACTTCAAGTTTCCGGTATTATTCAGGAAGGCTCAAGTCTGATAAAACCATCAGTCTTTGCTCTTTCGTATCATGCTTATGATAAATCCAAGATGAGTAGCGAAGAGGTAAAAAGTAATTTGCAAGTCTTTATATTGATCTGGCTGAAGATCAAACCCAGGAACTCCTCGATTTGAGGCAAGCATCCTACCCTGAGATAACCAATTCAGTAAGTCTTAAGCTGGATCAGTTTGAGGAACAAACCTAGACTCCTGCACTGAAGGCAATCATCGTACCATGAGACAACTAAGGCAGTAAGTCTTAGGTTTGATCAGACTGAGGATAAAACCAAGACTCCAGTATTAAGGGCAATCATCAGACTGAAAGAtcagattgaaaaataaatcaaaatgctgcACCAAAGGCAAGTGTATCTGGTTTTATCAGACTGATGATTAAACCAGAGAATCTAGCACTAAAGGCAAACATTCTTACTTTATGTCAGTGTATGTATAATGAAATGTCTATAAGTGGTCTGTATATATAGGTCctctatatacattgtatataatagTAATGCAGGTTAGATATGATAATGTCTTTGGTCATATGCCCTTCAATTCCTTTATATACCCTGGTACATGTGACAGTAATGCAGGGTATATATTATGGATGTCATTTGTTACTCACCCTTCAGTTCCTTTTTCTTGTGTCACATGATACTGCATGGGAGTTAACCTGGATTTGAGTTCCTCCTTAGGGATGTGTACTTCACAGGTCCCTGATGTTTTACATGATTCCTGTAATTTCTGTAAAACAGGGGAGGGTTCTCGTTTAGCTGCAGTTATTAAATGCAAGATGTTCATCCAGATCAATGACTGAAGACCGTATACAAACTTCATAGActaaaatatctgaaaatataaatataatcacATTGAGACACTTGTAACTTTTAGGCTGTTCATAACATTAATTTTGAACAACAGAAAACTTTATAATTGTTTCACACTGACCaaaatcatttacatttttatgtcaaTGGGTCTGGTAGAAtgtagtatatacatgtatattgtactTTGCAACTAGATTTTGGAAGAGGTTTTAAGATTATGGtaaaagtacacatttttttttatgaaggcAGCATAATCTACTGTAAATTTGTAATTATTGGAAGTTTTTTTACTgtgtataatgcaaaaaaaactCTCATTCTGATATCTGATACAGTTATCTATATATGCAGATTTTCCTAAAAGCACAATTATTAGCATTgcatttttgtccattctttAATGATCTTAATaatatatgcaagaaataaTTCCTCCtttattgtatgtttatttataattcatgTACATGTGTGGTGAACAAATCaactaaaaaaacattattatccTACCTGCATTATGCACATAACACATGCAAggtatattatgtattatcttaCTCTACCTGCAGTGTATATAATTGATCATGTAAAATATACCTACCTGTGTCTTATAGGTATTGATCCTTTAATCAAATAATGCCAAAATATGTACACTACAACCTGTTCACGTAAACATCAATATTGTCTGTTATACCATCAGTGTACCCCCTATGTTTTCCCTCATAACACATTTTTCTTGATCAGGTTAAATTGAGGCACAATTAGGGAATTAATTTACCAATAATTACATGTATCTGTTGTACAAAGGGGTGTTTatcatataaatgtaataaaagaaTCAATAAAAGTTACATTACAAATAAGTGATCTGTTACAACCGCCCAcaatacaatttaaatatatttttacctgGGTATACCTATGTGTTGAAAATAGTTATTACTAAACACTAGTAAACTTGAAAGCTTCTTTCATTAAAACTTTAGATATTGATACTTCATTGCCATGGTTTCTAATAATTATAAAACCATCATGCtaataacagttttaaaaaaatcctgcTCAAGAATTTTTTCAAACATGATATTCCTCAAAATTATGCATtactttgtaaataaaatgagaAAATGAGAAAGTAACTACATTTATACATCATATTTAAAACTTCCAAAACATTCAATTATTAATACTGACAATTTTACAAGTTATTGCCCTTCCCTGGTACCTTGAATCCCCCAAGTCTCCCACAAGGCCAGGTGagggtttttgtttctttgagTCTGTTAAATGAGATGCCTCATTACTGTGATGCTGATAATTTGATTGTTTGTTAATTACTATGCTACATGTGTTTTCTGTTGATTCTGAATATTGGATGTATCTAATCAAAAGCAAATAGTCAATAAGAATTCTGATACAGTTACAAATCATAAAATGCATTACagataataatacatttaacaggattataaattataacaacAGCATTAGTTTTACTGTACTATCTTATgagaataaaataacaacatacatgtattgataGATGTTTAATTATCttcattgaatatttttgaaacttGCCCTTTTCTTAGCTCAACTGGCCCCATCACTTGCATGATTTTTGGTGTTGTCTATTACTGATGATTTTTACCAGTTTCAGTGGTGTGCCTtatatgataattatttattatagatgAAAACTTAAATAAGCATAAGTACATGTAATTAGCAAAACAAGATCTACTTACAAGTCAAATTTACCAATATAGTTAGTAGAATGTATCTCCGGAGTCCTTATAGGAATGATTTCCCTTAATTTAGGAACTTTTTTTGacccttttttgtgttttgagcacaaagatttttgtcatgaattatATTTTCACCTATTATGTTGGAGAATGTCATTTGTTGACTATATATAGACAAATTTCAGCCCCACAGGTTCTAGGTGTTTCTAGTTTTGTGAGGTAtagaaacaaacattaaaactgGTGCAAACACAGCAATCATTTCAAGTTTTATATGAGGTatcaatttttatatcttttaacaGCTGGCAATGCAAGATATCCTTATCTAtaaatttcaagcttacatgtacatgcaagACAGAAAACAGGTTAGCTGAGAAACTTCCAGTGCTTTCTTtgcatatatttctttaaaattcagGAACTGTCacttttagcatgtttaaccaACAAAAAATTCAATTGTTATTGCATTGATCTACATTGCTTTATATCTTATTAACATCCAAATCTTCATAGCTGTATATATCACTATATTGTATTTGAATCCTCATGAGCAGGTTAGTGCAATTTGagactttgaaaaaataatgtcaaacaAAGGTTCAGGAAAATAGAATGAACAGCATCAGtgtataataataaagaaaactcCCCTTCAACTATGAACTGATACaaacttttacatgttttaaaggaaaaacttcaactttttataaatatatataccttaAAACAAGCTGTTATCAATAACAACATACACCTCTTTGATGTTGGATAAATCAATGCATACAAGTTATCCATTTAAATATTATCTTATATTGACTTTATACTCCATTCATAAATTCTATTTAGAATCTGGAGTGAAGATAaaattcaacaaagaaaaataaatagttctatcatatttatcatttaaattacaaattaacCTCATTCATTTTAAAgtcatattttcatttcaattcacTTAAAGAATTTACCCTATGCAGAATTACTCCATGTTGTAAGGTAtgacatttttgtgttttaactcATTATCTTATATGCTTACA comes from the Mytilus trossulus isolate FHL-02 chromosome 3, PNRI_Mtr1.1.1.hap1, whole genome shotgun sequence genome and includes:
- the LOC134712729 gene encoding peptide methionine sulfoxide reductase MsrB-like isoform X1, producing MKFVYGLQSLIWMNILHLITAAKREPSPVLQKLQESCKTSGTCEVHIPKEELKSRLTPMQYHVTQEKGTEGKNAGQFVHNKAEGLYTCVVCGNQLFSSETKFNSGSGWPSFYNAIDNDRIKLVKDTSHGMVRVEVTCAKCGAHLGHVFDDGPPPTGNRYCMNSAALNFMKKEDIKLKSEL
- the LOC134712729 gene encoding peptide methionine sulfoxide reductase MsrB-like isoform X2, giving the protein MKFVYGLQSLIWMNILHLITAAKREPSPVLQKLQESCKTSGTCEVHIPKEELKSRLTPMQYHVTQEKGTEGKNAGQFVHNKAEGLYTCVVCGNQLFSSETKFNSGSGWPSFYNAIDNDRIKLVKDTSHGMQRLEAKCVDCGAHLGHVFDDGPKPSQVRYCVNSASMCFKKHTTV